A window of the Tiliqua scincoides isolate rTilSci1 chromosome 5, rTilSci1.hap2, whole genome shotgun sequence genome harbors these coding sequences:
- the LOC136652362 gene encoding olfactory receptor 2AP1-like, protein MELEWNTSKTPPTNGLLFENDFKIHWQTETATNQSSITTFILLGFGSLHELQILFFLLFLAIYILSVTGNLLIVFLVVVDQHLHTPMYFFLMNLSCLETCYTTTILPRLLTSFLTGDRSISMKGCITQYYFFGFLAATECYLLTMMSYDRYLAICKPLHYTTLMNSRLCIQLALTSWVSGLLTNTIITSFVLELRFCGPNEIDHYFCDLYPVTNLSCSNTQNVRFATFVLAFLGTGPPFVLTLASYVCIIVTILQIKSRTAQQKAFSTCSSHLIVVTLFYVSLIIVYVVPETDALKELHKTLSVFYTVLTPLLNPLIYSLRNKEVKEALFRSTRKLSNKVS, encoded by the exons ATGGAACTCGAATGGAACACATCAAAAACACCACCTACGAACGGACTGCTCTTTGAG AATGACTTCAAGATTCATTGGCAAACAGAAACTGCAACAAATCAGTCAAGCATTACAACATTCATCCTTCTGGGATTTGGGAGTCTCCATGAACTGCAGATTCTCTTCTTTCTATTATTTTTAGCTATCTACATTTTGTCTGTCACTGGAAACCTCCTCATTGTCTTTCTTGTTGTCGTTGACCAGCATCTtcacacccccatgtatttcttcctcatgAACTTATCCTGCTTGGAGACCTGCTACACTACAACCATCCTCCCTAGGCTGTTGACCAGTTTCCTAACCGGTGATAGATCCATCTCCATGAAGGGCTGCATCACACAATACTATTTCTTTGGTTTCCTTGCGGCTACTGAATGCTACCTTCTGACAATGATGTCTTATGATCGCTATTTGGCAATATGCAAACCTTTGCACTACACAACCCTTATGAACAGCAGACTCTGCATCCAATTAGCTTTAACATCATGGGTGAGCGGCCTGCTGACCAACACAATAATAACTTCTTTTGTGCTAGAGCTAAGATTCTGTGGGCCCAATGAAATTGATCATTACTTTTGTGACTTGTATCCTGTGACAAATCTCTCTTGTAGCAATACGCAAAATGTAAGGTTTGCAACCTTTGTTTTAGCTTTTCTGGGAACAGGTCCCCCTTTTGTACTAACCTTGGCCTCCTATGTCTGCATTATTGTCACCATCTTGCAAATTAAATCCAGAACTGCACAGCAGAAGGCTTTCTCCACCTGCTCCTCCCACCTCATTGTGGTGACATTATTCTACGTGTCATTAATAATTGTCTATGTAGTCCCCGAAACGGATGCACTGAAGGAGCTGCACAAAACTCTATCTGTGTTCTACACTGTCCTGACTCCCTTGCTCAATCCTCTCATAtatagtttgagaaacaaagAGGTGAAGGAAGCTTTGTTCAGATCAACCAGAAAATTGAGCAACAAAGTTTCATAA